A region of Channa argus isolate prfri chromosome 8, Channa argus male v1.0, whole genome shotgun sequence DNA encodes the following proteins:
- the nfic gene encoding nuclear factor 1 C-type isoform X2 → MITTDSARWAGVEISFNFPRWRLSFEMDEFHPFIEALLPQVRAFAYTWFNLQARKRKYFKKHEKRMTKEEERAVKDELLGEKAEVKQKWASRLLAKLRKDIRPECREDFVLSITGKKAACCVLSNPDQKGKMRRIDCLRQADKVWRLDLVMVILFKGIPLESTDGERLVKGGQCSNPVLCVQPRHISVSVKELDLYLAYYVQEREAEQSSSPSRTGVGSDQEDSRTATMDGPEFQDSFVTSGVFSVTELVQVSRTPVVTGVGPSFSMGELQGHLAYDLNQSVNQPVSLRRSLASTSSSGSKRHKSGSMEEEADSPGGEYYHSPSSPASSSRNWTDDMEGGMSPPVKKAELDSPSSQEESPRLGSFTQHQRPVIAVHSGLSRSPHPSSSLHFASSSYFPHGAIRYPPHLTQDPLKDLVSLACDPANQTPSSLNGSNQVKVPSHYISSQMLAPPGTSPSLAPPPSSLSRSSLPAESKAPTTSSDGGPNSPTSPTYSAPGTPPANRSSFVGVTPRDPGALYQAQSWYLGN, encoded by the exons GATGAGTTCCATCCGTTCATTGAGGCTCTGCTGCCCCAGGTCCGTGCCTTCGCCTACACATGGTTCAACCTCCAGGCCAGGAAAAGGAAGTACTTcaaaaaacatgagaaaaggatgactaaagaagaagaaagagctGTCAAAGATGAACTGCTGGGGGAAAAAGCAGAG GTGAAACAGAAGTGGGCTAGTCGTCTTTTGGCCAAGCTAAGAAAGGACATTAGACCTGAATGCAGAGAAGACTTTGTCTTGTCAATCACAGGAAAGAAAGCTGCATGCTGTGTCCTGTCAAATCCTGACCAGAAGGGCAAAATGAGACGAATAGATTGTCTACGACAAGCTGACAAG GTGTGGAGGTTGGACCTGGTGATGGTCATTCTGTTTAAAGGAATCCCTTTGGAAAGCACAGATGGAGAGCGTCTGGTGAAGGGAGGCCAGTGCTCTAACCCAGTCCTCTGTGTCCAGCCACGacacatttctgtctctgtcaaaGAGCTCGACCTCTACCTCGCCTACTATGTACAAGAGAGAG aagcagagcagagcagcagtccCAGCCGCACAGGAGTGGGCTCTGACCAGGAGGACAGTCGAACCGCCACCATGG ATGGTCCAGAGTTCCAGGACAGTTTTGTGACATCAGGAGTTTTCAGTGTCACTGAGCTGGTCCAGGTCTCAAGAA ctccagTAGTCACAGGGGTAGGACCTAGTTTCTCTATGGGGGAACTTCAGGGTCATCTGGCCTATGACCTCAACCAGTCTGTCAACCAGCCAGTTAGCCTCAGACGATCACTGGCTAGCACCTCCTCCAGCGG GAGTAAGCGTCACAAGTCGGGCTCTATGGAGGAAGAGGCTGACAGTCCAGGAGGGGAGTATTACCACTCACCTTCCTCTCCTGCCAGCAGCTCCAGGAACTGGACTGATGACATGGAAGGAG gTATGTCTCCTCCAGTGAAGAAAGCTGAACTTGACAGTCCCTCCTCCCAGGAAGAATCGCCAAGACTGGGCTCCTTCACTCAGCACCAGCGGCCAGTCATAGCTGTTCACAGTG GTCTGTCGCGGAGTCCCCATCCCTCCTCGTCTCTTCATTTTGCATCCTCCTCCTACTTTCCCCATGGAGCAATCCGTTATCCTCCTCATCTGACCCAGGACCCTCTAAAAGATTTGGTGTCACTGGCTTGTGACCCTGCCAATCAAACCCCCAGCTCA CTGAATGGCAGCAACCAAGTTAAAGTGCCCAGTCACTACATCTCCTCTCAGATGTTGGCACCACCAGGAACATCACCCTCCTTGGCTCCTCCCCCATCCTCCCTCTCCAGGTCATCACTTCCTGCAGAATCAAAGGCCCCAACCACCTCCTCTGACGGTGGCCCAAACTCCCCCACGTCGCCCA CATACTCTGCCCCTGGGACCCCTCCTGCCAATCGTTCCTCCTTCGTTGGAGTCACCCCTCGAGACCCTGGTGCACTCTATCAAGCTCAG
- the nfic gene encoding nuclear factor 1 C-type isoform X1 — MITTDSARWAGVEISFNFPRWRLSFEMDEFHPFIEALLPQVRAFAYTWFNLQARKRKYFKKHEKRMTKEEERAVKDELLGEKAEVKQKWASRLLAKLRKDIRPECREDFVLSITGKKAACCVLSNPDQKGKMRRIDCLRQADKVWRLDLVMVILFKGIPLESTDGERLVKGGQCSNPVLCVQPRHISVSVKELDLYLAYYVQEREAEQSSSPSRTGVGSDQEDSRTATMDGPEFQDSFVTSGVFSVTELVQVSRTPVVTGVGPSFSMGELQGHLAYDLNQSVNQPVSLRRSLASTSSSGSKRHKSGSMEEEADSPGGEYYHSPSSPASSSRNWTDDMEGGMSPPVKKAELDSPSSQEESPRLGSFTQHQRPVIAVHSGLSRSPHPSSSLHFASSSYFPHGAIRYPPHLTQDPLKDLVSLACDPANQTPSSLNGSNQVKVPSHYISSQMLAPPGTSPSLAPPPSSLSRSSLPAESKAPTTSSDGGPNSPTSPNIMRLMLLTQTSSAYSAPGTPPANRSSFVGVTPRDPGALYQAQSWYLGN; from the exons GATGAGTTCCATCCGTTCATTGAGGCTCTGCTGCCCCAGGTCCGTGCCTTCGCCTACACATGGTTCAACCTCCAGGCCAGGAAAAGGAAGTACTTcaaaaaacatgagaaaaggatgactaaagaagaagaaagagctGTCAAAGATGAACTGCTGGGGGAAAAAGCAGAG GTGAAACAGAAGTGGGCTAGTCGTCTTTTGGCCAAGCTAAGAAAGGACATTAGACCTGAATGCAGAGAAGACTTTGTCTTGTCAATCACAGGAAAGAAAGCTGCATGCTGTGTCCTGTCAAATCCTGACCAGAAGGGCAAAATGAGACGAATAGATTGTCTACGACAAGCTGACAAG GTGTGGAGGTTGGACCTGGTGATGGTCATTCTGTTTAAAGGAATCCCTTTGGAAAGCACAGATGGAGAGCGTCTGGTGAAGGGAGGCCAGTGCTCTAACCCAGTCCTCTGTGTCCAGCCACGacacatttctgtctctgtcaaaGAGCTCGACCTCTACCTCGCCTACTATGTACAAGAGAGAG aagcagagcagagcagcagtccCAGCCGCACAGGAGTGGGCTCTGACCAGGAGGACAGTCGAACCGCCACCATGG ATGGTCCAGAGTTCCAGGACAGTTTTGTGACATCAGGAGTTTTCAGTGTCACTGAGCTGGTCCAGGTCTCAAGAA ctccagTAGTCACAGGGGTAGGACCTAGTTTCTCTATGGGGGAACTTCAGGGTCATCTGGCCTATGACCTCAACCAGTCTGTCAACCAGCCAGTTAGCCTCAGACGATCACTGGCTAGCACCTCCTCCAGCGG GAGTAAGCGTCACAAGTCGGGCTCTATGGAGGAAGAGGCTGACAGTCCAGGAGGGGAGTATTACCACTCACCTTCCTCTCCTGCCAGCAGCTCCAGGAACTGGACTGATGACATGGAAGGAG gTATGTCTCCTCCAGTGAAGAAAGCTGAACTTGACAGTCCCTCCTCCCAGGAAGAATCGCCAAGACTGGGCTCCTTCACTCAGCACCAGCGGCCAGTCATAGCTGTTCACAGTG GTCTGTCGCGGAGTCCCCATCCCTCCTCGTCTCTTCATTTTGCATCCTCCTCCTACTTTCCCCATGGAGCAATCCGTTATCCTCCTCATCTGACCCAGGACCCTCTAAAAGATTTGGTGTCACTGGCTTGTGACCCTGCCAATCAAACCCCCAGCTCA CTGAATGGCAGCAACCAAGTTAAAGTGCCCAGTCACTACATCTCCTCTCAGATGTTGGCACCACCAGGAACATCACCCTCCTTGGCTCCTCCCCCATCCTCCCTCTCCAGGTCATCACTTCCTGCAGAATCAAAGGCCCCAACCACCTCCTCTGACGGTGGCCCAAACTCCCCCACGTCGCCCA ACATCATGAGACTGATGTTATTAACACAAACATCCTCAGCATACTCTGCCCCTGGGACCCCTCCTGCCAATCGTTCCTCCTTCGTTGGAGTCACCCCTCGAGACCCTGGTGCACTCTATCAAGCTCAG